tttcttccttttgttATAGATGatctaaaaatgtgtttagcaCTCTACAAGTGAGCCAGACACACCTCACTTGTAGCCAAAACCTACAGCTCAAAAGCAGTTTTTGGATtactctaaaaacaaaaaaacttgctTTCCATTAGCCGCCTCTGAGCAGAGAAGCCCCACCCTACTGTTTTTTAATGAGGAGTGGCCAATCACAAGATAGCTTGCTTGACCAATGGATTTCCATAAAAGGAAAGGAGCTGCACGTGTCTCAGTATAAGATAAACTGGGATTATTTTTAACTGTGAATCATACAAAGCTGCTCTATTagagtccaaaaataaaaaattgtactttgaaatgaataaaatataattaatataagCTGCTGCTTCATTTGTTGTCCTGCCATACTACTCCTATCCACTAGCTGCTGCCACTGAGTTTCCCTTCCCCTGCAGACCACCTTATATAGCAACACACCTTGCTCCTGTGAGCCTCCCCATTGTGGctggctctgttgctatgagcTCCTTTACTCCctatgtctgtttatggctgaAGTAGAATTACAGTAgtatatttgtgtatttttactgCTGTTGGTTCCAAACTAAGAAAAAGCTGTGTTTCCAAGAGTATCTACTCTAGAGGATTTTTCCTGTCTTGGTCACTTGGTTACTGTTTTAGGCTTTAGAGTAAAGTTTAATTTCCCCAAGCTTCATCAAGCttaacatttgtttttcctgattttCTTTTAGACTTTTAAGCAGAGTATTTTCATCTAGAAGCACCAGCATCCATTTTCACTAAATAAAAGGTAAGTCACCTGATGGATCCTCTGACTCAGATGAGCTGAACGCAATTGATCTCAGTTCTGGTTCGAGTGGCTGGGGGTGATGGATGacagttttaaaacaaataaaagcagtgAGGGTTTCATGCTAGTTGGGATTTGGGTGGGTGAGGGGAGTGAGGAAGGGAGGAAAAGTGAGTAAAACCTGGTGCGACACTAACAGGCAGTGGCTGGTGCTGCAGTAAGAGGCTGAGGTTGGCTGTGGACGCCCCCAGTGGGTCTGCTCTTACCTGGCCACCTGAAAAAATGACAGGGGTGGAGGCAGGCTTGGGGCGGTAGGGGATGGTGGCACCTTTCGGTGGGGACTGAGGAGAGCAAAGGAGGAGAGAGTggggggaagaagaagaaggggcgGGATGTGGAGAGAGTGTTAGAACGGGAAGACAGAAAAtaatagagagagagaaagaaagaagttgCATAAAGTGAGACCAGAAGGGAGAGTGCCTTAGGGAAGACAACCTGTGGACACCCACACAAAAAGTGCTCTTCACTGTGCGTTCATGCTGACATTACATGTCCAAATCGTGGTTCAGTGCACAACTAAACTTGGATTTACCTGGAACACCACTTTCAACTGGATAATGATGACTCAGCATATTGTtatttaacttttgtttttcttaagtcTAGAGACTTACAGTCATGTCACAAATGTCCTAGTATCCATGGCTGGTGCCATCATGAAGGCCCAATGGAGAACTGGCTGTGCAGATAGTTCAAATTAATGGTGCAAGAAAAAGAGAGACACCTAAATACCGTGTAGCCCTTTGAtccaaagcattttttttttccattttcgaCACAGAATTACAAGAAGGTAACAATACTTTTgtcaaaaacatcaaatatatgCCTCCTGCTTTGATCTTTTGGGTGAATTTTTCTTACTGATACATCAGGCTTTAACcctgtcatgcatgaattatgacaacctcaatcaggatgacacatcagtgtccagtGTAGTGGTTAATGTGTAAgtacacactgacacaaatacaagaaaacagtctttgaatagctgtccactgtagtgaccactgtagtgaccactgTGCGTGAAAGGGTTAATGCTATTTATGCTGTTCACAGGTAAGTCCAACACTTAATTATCTCAGCAACTATGAGACAGATTGCTGTGAAAGTTTGCACCAACATCCACCTTCATTAGAAGATGATATAAATATCATAAGTTAAAGCTTTCAGTGATCCAAACTAGCTTAAACACAATCCTGAGTTTAATCTTGGATTTAATAAACTACACTTCATGGCTATAAAAATTAAATCTGTAATTGTAATATCTTTAGGCTGACTCTAAAACTGAGGTTGGGTGGGATTTTAACACTTGACTTGTAATAAGGGGTAAATGTGAGATAGTGATCGATTGAGCTCAGCAGTGACTGCCCACTTTTTTAAGAAGTCCGGTTCCAGGAGTGAACTTTCTCTGTTAATGTTTCATAAGATCCTTACATAAAGAGTTTTAAGCCTTGATCTAAGCCATGACCACTGTAAAGCCATGCTGACCATTAGAAAATTAgatttggataaaaaaaaaaacccaggaaaataataataataaaaatagacAGAGGTACAAGACTATGTACATAATTACTTTTTAGGGTTAGGAAACAACTTATCCCATAATGCACTAGAAATGGGATTGGCTTCCAGCCTGTCTAAATCTCCTCCTTTTCATTGTCACAGCTTTCAGAGTTTGTAAGGTTGTAGTATTGTTTTTGATGGTGCTTAGTTCTTGGCTGCAGTCACCGCAAGTTTTACACTCACTAACCAACCTGATGTTCGTAGGTTTAAACAGTGACTTTCACAAAACAGAGAAATTGCTGTTTCAGTTCAGGAAAGTGGAAGAGTATTCTTTCCCCCCAAAGTTACGACTAAACTGTGTTTTTGCTAAAACAAAGTTGATCTCATATGTCAGTACTGGCATTTCTAAAGGCCTATACAGAACAGAtgggagaaacacccttcagctCTGTTATGAGTGTTGCtgttgcatagtttgtccaccagagggcactccaCAACTTCCCTCTTGGCAACACATGTTTGGAACACCACAAAGAGATCAACCAGCTGACGAGCAGAATCAGACCAAGCATAATAATTCATGACTTGTTGTGACTTTTGAACTATACTGTCATATTATCTCAGTAAGGATTCATAAATAACGACACATAACTTCGTAACTCTGTTTGAGTTTCATATCTGTGAAAGAAAATTTATTGTCCAATATACTGGGTTTCTACCAAATACAGTATCGGCATTGGTACTGGTATCAATATCACTACTGGTATTGGCCTTAAAAATCCTGTATTTATGGACTATAGGTGTAATGCAGAATTATGGTTTCTAAAGGAGAGATTATCATCGTTTCACAGTGTCGCAGGTTGTAGTAAGTTGACTCACAGCATTATGGTAATAATCGAAATCCCTATGAACAATATGAATGGGAATGGGATTTTTGGAAGCTCACTGTTGAGCTCTATAAGGTTTCTTCACTGTCGGCTTTACCATACAATTCAAGTGAAGTAAACCTTTCCATTGTGACTGTGGTATTACTAGATTGCTGTGTGGTTTATTTTCTGGTTTGGAGGAAGTCTGtacttcagtttttcctgagtGAAATTTTAGTGTTTTATCCTCAAGTTAGCATTTATTTAAAGCTATCCATATTTAAGTCCCCGGTCTTTGTATGAACTGTAATAACCCAGCTAATTAGCATTAGTTCACAAATTGGCACTACACCCCAAATTTGAGGCTTCAGAATAGGAgttcacaaaaacaaagagtTTCTTTATGATGACTGTGtacatcttttatgtacagctTATGGCCTGAACCTATTTACAGATGTGTCAGTTCGTTATCTGTAAACAAAAATCACCCAAAAGTCCACACACGAGGTCTTAAGGCTGCTGTTTTCAACCTATGGAAACCTGCTTTCCTCCCGACTGTGCAAACATTAAGTCAGTGCAGGACATTTGCACGTCTCTGGCGTCATGTACTGAGTACTTGGTGTCGCATTTGCCATCTAAAAGGCAAAGAAATGTGTCTGCAGCAGTGCAGTAATGTTAATAATCCAGACTTGCAAAcataaacaatataaaaacatgCGGATAcattaaatgtgaaaaattacatttagaAACAAATCTTTGGATACAGCAGAAACTCTAGGAgtaaattactttaaaaagtgTAGTCAAGCCTCTGAATTCTCCGTATCAAACTAATTTTCAGCTACATAACATTTCTTTCATGTCCCCTGTGTGGCCACCCCACCCCCCTCACCGTACCTCGAGCAACACCACACATATCTGTTTGACACACTGGATGATGGCCTCGGGGGCCCCTGAGATTGTCACCGCTCTCTCAGTGGAGTTGGGGAGCATGTCTCCTGCCACCTGGACCTGAGCTCCTGTGGACTGGAGGCaagaaagaaacatttttttaaaaattaatatcATCTCATTACATGAGCCTGCATCCCTTCAAACTGAGCAGAAACCGATATGGGAGAGCAAAATGAGCTCTTGGAGCAGTGCACACCGGGTATTTTGCAAGACTGAACACTTAAATGGAAACTACATGAACCAGAAATGTGGGATTTGGGAAGCTTACATGGGAGCTATATGAGGGATAAATATAAGCATATCCTCTGGCagtgtcattattttaaaaaacatgattGATTTTATGTTTATGGACATCGTTAGGATGAAAAATGTGCCGCCACCTCTCTCATTTCTTTGATTTTGGAGCCTCCTTTGCCGATGAGGGATCCACACTGGCTGGCTGGGACGACGAGCCTCAGGGTTACGGGGGGTTTGCTGGTGGCTGGGCTGTTGCTCATGGAGTTGATAATATCCTGCGGGCGAGGAAAGGCCACATTTTGTCAGATGCGATGACTTTCATagtgtttttctgtctgtgaaGTGGAGGCTTTGTAATAAATCTACCTTCATGGTTCTTAACTCACCATCAGCGCTTTGAGAAAACTCTTTGCTTCGGCACAAAATGACCTTTAAAAAGCTAGAATGATGTTTACTTTTTGGCAATAACATCTCTTCATACTTTTAAGTTGCTGCTTTTATTAATATTGTTCTAATAAACAGGGTTAAAGCCTCTGTATTTCAGTATGATGCTACTTTAAAATTGACCATTTTATCTGTTGgctataattataatattttcCACCTAATCTATTTTATAAGGTACTGTACAGCCAGTGTACAGCAGTAGAAACTGACCAAAGCAGTATTATTAATATGATCCTATTTAATAATGAAGCACTAACAGAAGGTATCCTGTTGAGATGACAGTGCAAAAAGGCAAATTTGGCTGCCAGAGCCGTAAGAGAGTTTACTTAAATAAATCAGTGCCACTGAAGCATAAAATCCTGATACACTGTCCAAAAATCCTATTTCAAGAAATATAATTAAGTCTAGTTATTGCAAGAGAAAGCTCGTCCTTTGCATTTAGCTAAAATTAACTCCAAGTTGTTTATCAAGTAAAGGAAACTGAAAAAGAGTTTATCATAGAACCATGTAAATGTATGATTGCCACACATGGAAGTCTCGATTGTTTTATTTCTGCCGTCATGATCTCGTGTATTACCCCGGTTTATTATGTAATAGCATAATTAACATGCACCATTATGCCCTTGTGGCAGAGACAGCTGTGGttgctgtcacaggctgggtctccgacccagcactctgagttttctttgtattttttgatatgttattagtttgtgtcatttcctatttgcctttagtttaggcagttattgttcctgggttttctatgttttggggttttctatttatttcatcacgtattaggtctgttaagttgtgttgtcatttcctgttttattctgacaatgtcatgtgttctttgttcattgtatttagctttcctctcctggtcctgtcattaggtttatgtctgtcagctgttttcccccatgtgtcgccacttcccctgatcacctcatgtctgtatttaagccttttgttttcttcatgccattgtcagTTCGTCTGTTTATCTCACCAGAGTTACAGTCATAGTCATagtctgtttattttccacctcaatcatagttatagtttttggtcttagtacctttagtgttttgtttcttagtgttttgccagcttagtgttttgtttcttagtgttttgcctgtttgcttTGGTCTCTTGGTTCATTTCCTGTCGTCATCGCAATAAAGGTTCACttttctgttaatcattactattcctcgtcatcatctgcttttgggtcctgtttccgcacacatcggcgcaccccgccgtgacagatGCAGGATTTTTACAAGTTTAATGGGCAAATGCATGTCCAAATCATGTGCATATGACTTCttttgaggagaaaaaaaggtgaAAGGGTGAAGGTAGGGGCTTTTAATGATACAGTGGTCCCTTGTTTATTGCGGGAGTTACGTTCCAAAAATAAcctgcgataggtgaaatccgcgAAGTCGCCAACTTTATTtcttacaattattatagacgttttaaggctgtaaaacccctcactacaagctttatacacttttctcagacaggcatgaacattttcacacttttctcttttgtttacacactctcaaagttcaaaccttcgtagaaaaataagtccagtattatagaatgaaaccaaagcacCCGTGGCTtcctttgacggtgcaaaacgtttcgtcgacattgttgtgtttgttgtgtttgttggggagaaaacttacaaacatacagtacagcacttcagagtcacactgctagcgatagaagatttatgtaaatttgacaagccgaatgcattctgtactgtacaggagacactgcacaatggtctacagccaatcaggacgcagaacacaatgtgccgtaaaaaaacaaaaacaaaaacaaaacatggaaaattgcacaaaaaaatccACGAAACAGCAAGACCACGAAAAGTGAACCgggttatagcgagggaccactgtaccaGACTTCAAGTGTTTTGGCATTGAGAAGTCAAATTTCTGCAACTTTGAAAAGTTCTATGAAGATCTGCTGCTGGGATATGCGATTGTTGTTTTGCATATTCTTGCTGAAATAAGCAACAACGTCGGTGAAAAACACTTTGTCTGGCTGGCAGCGTTGCTCTAAAACCTGTGTGCTTTGTTTAGCATTAATGGGGCCTTCACAGATGTGCTGCATGCTAATACCACGTCCGCTGGCAGCAGTTTCAAGCCTCACCTGGCtggagcctttctgtgtggagtagATGATCTTCCTGTGCCTACATGTATTTCCCACAAGCTAGCTGTGAACAAAGTTCTGCATAATAGTGCTTTGAGTAAAGCCCTGTATAAATGCATATAAATTGCATTGTTGCaggcacaacactcaattagcATCACAGATTCTGGCTTTTAAACTTATCATTGATAACAATACAGATCTTCTTATCTAGAGAGCGTGATATCCATGAttcctaaaaaataaaaaataaaaagcttctCAGTTTGCCAATTTAATATGCAGTCCGTGAAATATTTTCACTTAAATAGAGCATTTAAATGATTAACATTCTGTAGTCCCTGTTCACCTATAGTACACAGAGCAAacacaacatttattttaatgggGGTTGTAAAAGTACAAAGTACAGTGATTACTACCACCTGTCATTAAAGGAGGAAAAgataaatatttcagaaatctgtcaaaaacgcGTTTAAAACTAAACGTATCATTATTGAGCAAAgactgtaatattttttttaaaaatgtgctttgccttttttcacctttttttgtAAATGGACTCCATTCATGGATAATTGATTAAGAGTGATGAAAATTCTTATTTTTAGCATTAAAACTATAATTTAAATTAAAGAGCCTGCACATGCTGGTGAATTAACCCTTACAGGGACATAAACCTTACATGGGGTGGGGTTCTAATAATTTGGTAAGCGTTGCATGTGCGTACCTTCACACTTACTATACAGTGAATTCAGGCATAATCGATAACACCTTGACTACACTAATATGTGAGTGTAGCTGAGTTGCAGAGTTAAAGCTGCACTTGTGTGCAGCGCCTGAATAATAAGTGGTTGAGTCTATCTATTGTATTATGGAGACACTTGGCTCGGTCGGGCTGAAAGTATGCTGATATGGCACCCAAATCAAAACACAGCACTGGCCCATTTTCAGAGGGTGTTGCAAGGTTAGATCAGCACATTTCTGTCCTACATATCAGGGCCAAAGCTGCTTTGTATTCCACCTGGAAATGAGTCAGTGCAGGTGCTAAAGccggcctgtggtgctggattcTCTCATAAGTACGGTCGCACTCAGATGCACATAAAGCCTTTACGCCATTACTTTACATACAGTTGTAAGATTCTTGAATGCAACCACTAAGATGTTAAAGTAAAAATGTTGCTACATTTgctaatttttcttttaaaatgtgccatttaaaaaaaatcttatagaGGAAAATGGTTCAAATTTGATTTGAAATCAGTGCTTAAATAATACCaagtttattgttgttttaaaaacagattCTTTGTGGTGTAAAATAATGAACGGTACCTCTTCAAACTTGTAGGCTATCATGGCAAAGGCCTTGAAAATGGCATCTGTTGGCCCGGTGATGGTGACTATCCGTTCAGGGCAGTTCCCCTCTGAGATGTTGATACGGGCGCCGCTCTTTAGAGCGAAAGAGAGAGCAAAAAAGCATTAAATACGTGATTATAGgacaaaaataattaacaagAGTTTGAGAAAAATTCTTCTTACGTCTTCACGCATTTTCTTGactgtctctcctttctgaaaGCAAAGGGGAGAAAGAGCAGTGAGATGTTTTGTGCATTTCCCACCGGCGTTATCATGCTTTACATGCTCTGCTTGTTGTGCTTGTGATAAATACCTTTCCTATGATGCTTCCAACCTCCTGCagaaacaacagaaagaaatgtTAGATGCCATGGGCTCCTTGAAAttagtctttgttttctttgctctttttaCAGATAattggaagcagaagcagaacAAGAAAAGACAAGTTTGAATTCGTGTGTTTGTACCTTGCCGTGCATCAGCAGCCTGATGGTGAGGGTCACATTCAGTCCACCTTCTGATTGGACCTTAATGGGCTCCATGTTGGGATTGGATGTGAAGGAAGGGGCGTGCTCACGTGACAGAGGAAGTCGAGGGCCAATGCGAGTGTGATGGTAGAGTCAGCCAACCGGTCACCTGCCAGGTAAAAGAAACGCAGACATGCAAAAATGCTTGatgctttcattttaatttattctGCTTCAGTTAGTGTAGGGCAGCCATTCCCTAATTTAAATTTGACCTATCAGAGCACTTTCTACAACCCACACtgtaaaagaaacagaaaatgccAGTAAATTCTActtttttgtgttaaaatttgatgtgtgtttaaaaagtacataaaatctgtaaaaatttattttttatttgtatttatttatttaaacggGGCAATTCATGTTTAACGTGGTTTTAATACTGATGTGCTGCACGTAGAGTTTATAGCTGTAAACATGTATCCTTTGTTGggctcttacatccacagtgaacAAACAAGATTTACAGCAGTCAGTTATTTAAAACCACAATACTCCGTAAATACAAACTGTGGTTGATACACTACATTATTCTAATATTTGTAAGATGgaaatgatgttttttttagttgtgGAGGTAACTTTTATCCAGCCTTTGACCTTTACTGTGAAAAATTTAACATCTGTAATGAATTTGATATGTGAAATTcctttaaattaaacattaCATTGTACTATATTTTTGTACTTATCATCCTTTTACGATCCTCTGAGGAGTTTTAACTCTTTCTGTGCCAATAACAGgtcagagaaattaaaaataatcctcagaattatatctatctatctatctatctatctatctatatctatatatatatatatatatatatatatatatatatatatatatatatatatatatataataagaaACTAAATATGTAGTAATAATATAACGAAACGACATGGCTTAGTTTTTGTggttttacactttttaaaaaatattaactcATAATTTAAAACAAGCCTAACTGCAGTACCTTATTGGCCCACTGGGGGCCGCTGTCGGACAGAGATTCAgtgcagcacttttttttttttaatggatccAAACCATGCAAGTCTAAAGCTGTAAACATTTGCAGTCTTTGCCTTATGCTTTTATAAAAATGTAGGCCTGCATGAGAGCTTCTCTTTGGGACCCAGCTCATTATGCAGACTGTGTAAAATCACCTGGAaatgtacatttaaaaatactacAAACATGGTTACATTCAGTATTTTTCTTGACTGTGTGCCTAATTTGTTCTTACTAAATTTGGGAATGtcgtaaaagaaaaagaaagatgtaATTTAACAAAATGGATGTGAACTGCAGTTTATAGCAACCATCACTCaaacagcagcaaaacaaaactggaTTTGTTGTTGACTATTTTTAGCTGTGGATTAATCCACTCTCAGTCTCTGTGGGACTGAGTGAAAATAAACAACAGTGTATTTGCTcataataatgaagaaacaggtCAGTGCAACGGTGTGGCTCAATCCTGTGTTTTTAATAGTCTTAGAGGTGTTATAGGAAGATTATCAGGGTTTTAATGTCgctgctttgtcttttttttttttttaagaaaaactggattttgcaacttttttgtgcAGGTTTTGTGACACATACCTcaactgtatttaaaaatgacCAGTAACCACTGCACACACAGAAGCAAAGATGGGAGAAGGGGTTAAATAATAGAGGAGCATCTTGTTATTCTCCCCTTAGGTATTAAATATATCGGTAATACCACAAATATTACAGAAGACATGGAAGTGGATGGATAAGTGGTCTCCTGATCCAATGCAATAAAAGCAGTTGAAATGTAGGTCAGCATATGTCTCCGCAGTCACGAGATGAGCCATCAAACGGCGAGcgccatatttatttttatcaagCCCATTTCAGCCAGATCGCCTCTAATTCTGCCTGACAAGTGATGTAATGACTCAGGGAGGACTCGCAGTGATGAGAGCACGCACAAGATGGCGCTATGTACCTGAACGTGGCTCTGCaggatttctttcttcttcttttttcttctttttttaaaatccacaaCTGGAAACTGTGCCtgctaataaataaatcaggaaTATCTTGACGGGGAGAATTGTCTGATATAACAAGATTTAAATGATGATAATccaattttttttccagaaggGAAAGCCATTTTTGTGAGCCTGAATTATTAGGAAATCTATTAAAATAAATCAGAGGAATAGAAGTGTTACGCACTGCagatggagagagaaaaaaagggggggggagaAGAGAGATGTCCCTTTTTTCAGATCAAATTCAGAGACAGGAAGTACAAGACGAGTTAACCTTCCCAAGTACGCTTTAGAAACCTCTGCTTTAGTCAGTATGAATATTTATTCTGGTGATTGACAATGCAGtcaagaaaaagacagaaatatgGATGGGAGAGATCCTGAAGTGGCTGACCTTGAATACAGAGACAGTTAATGTCACAGTCTGCCAATCACAGTCAttattgctgtgttttatctctctctctctctctctctcatttgtAGCTGTGAATCATTCAAATGAGTGTTGCTTGAAAT
The window above is part of the Maylandia zebra isolate NMK-2024a linkage group LG23, Mzebra_GT3a, whole genome shotgun sequence genome. Proteins encoded here:
- the LOC101488115 gene encoding poly(rC)-binding protein 3 isoform X3; the encoded protein is MEPIKVQSEGGLNVTLTIRLLMHGKEVGSIIGKKGETVKKMREDSGARINISEGNCPERIVTITGPTDAIFKAFAMIAYKFEEDIINSMSNSPATSKPPVTLRLVVPASQCGSLIGKGGSKIKEMRESTGAQVQVAGDMLPNSTERAVTISGAPEAIIQCVKQICVVLLESPPKGATIPYRPKPASTPVIFSGGQVRADPLGASTANLSLLLQHQPLPAYTIQGQYAIPHPDQLSKLHQLAMQQTPFTPLGQTTPAFPAGLDASNQASTHELTIPNDLIGCIIGRQGTKINEIRQMSGAQIKIANAMEGSSERQITITGTPANISLAQYLINARFRDVAAMWTDPTSMTTS
- the LOC101488115 gene encoding poly(rC)-binding protein 3 isoform X4, with amino-acid sequence MEPIKVQSEGGLNVTLTIRLLMHGKEVGSIIGKKGETVKKMREDSGARINISEGNCPERIVTITGPTDAIFKAFAMIAYKFEEDIINSMSNSPATSKPPVTLRLVVPASQCGSLIGKGGSKIKEMRESTGAQVQVAGDMLPNSTERAVTISGAPEAIIQCVKQICVVLLESPPKGATIPYRPKPASTPVIFSGGQVRADPLGASTANLSLLLQHQPLPAYTIQGQYAIPHPDLSKLHQLAMQQTPFTPLGQTTPAFPAGLDASNQASTHELTIPNDLIGCIIGRQGTKINEIRQMSGAQIKIANAMEGSSERQITITGTPANISLAQYLINARFRDVAAMWTDPTSMTTS
- the LOC101488115 gene encoding poly(rC)-binding protein 3 isoform X7; the protein is MEPIKVQSEGGLNVTLTIRLLMHGKEVGSIIGKKGETVKKMREDSGARINISEGNCPERIVTITGPTDAIFKAFAMIAYKFEEDIINSMSNSPATSKPPVTLRLVVPASQCGSLIGKGGSKIKEMRESTGAQVQVAGDMLPNSTERAVTISGAPEAIIQCVKQICVVLLESPPKGATIPYRPKPASTPVIFSGGQVRADPLGASTANLSLLLQHQPLPAYTIQGQYAIPHPDQLSKLHQLAMQQTPFTPLGQTTPAFPAAGLDASNQASTHELTIPNDAA
- the LOC101488115 gene encoding poly(rC)-binding protein 3 isoform X8 encodes the protein MEPIKVQSEGGLNVTLTIRLLMHGKEVGSIIGKKGETVKKMREDSGARINISEGNCPERIVTITGPTDAIFKAFAMIAYKFEEDIINSMSNSPATSKPPVTLRLVVPASQCGSLIGKGGSKIKEMRESTGAQVQVAGDMLPNSTERAVTISGAPEAIIQCVKQICVVLLESPPKGATIPYRPKPASTPVIFSGGQVRADPLGASTANLSLLLQHQPLPAYTIQGQYAIPHPDQLSKLHQLAMQQTPFTPLGQTTPAFPAGLDASNQASTHELTIPNDAA
- the LOC101488115 gene encoding poly(rC)-binding protein 3 isoform X5; this translates as MEPIKVQSEGGLNVTLTIRLLMHGKEVGSIIGKKGETVKKMREDSGARINISEGNCPERIVTITGPTDAIFKAFAMIAYKFEEDIINSMSNSPATSKPPVTLRLVVPASQCGSLIGKGGSKIKEMRESTGAQVQVAGDMLPNSTERAVTISGAPEAIIQCVKQICVVLLEAYTIQGQYAIPHPDQLSKLHQLAMQQTPFTPLGQTTPAFPAAGLDASNQASTHELTIPNDLIGCIIGRQGTKINEIRQMSGAQIKIANAMEGSSERQITITGTPANISLAQYLINARFRDVAAMWTDPTSMTTS
- the LOC101488115 gene encoding poly(rC)-binding protein 3 isoform X2; translation: MEPIKVQSEGGLNVTLTIRLLMHGKEVGSIIGKKGETVKKMREDSGARINISEGNCPERIVTITGPTDAIFKAFAMIAYKFEEDIINSMSNSPATSKPPVTLRLVVPASQCGSLIGKGGSKIKEMRESTGAQVQVAGDMLPNSTERAVTISGAPEAIIQCVKQICVVLLESPPKGATIPYRPKPASTPVIFSGGQVRADPLGASTANLSLLLQHQPLPAYTIQGQYAIPHPDLSKLHQLAMQQTPFTPLGQTTPAFPAAGLDASNQASTHELTIPNDLIGCIIGRQGTKINEIRQMSGAQIKIANAMEGSSERQITITGTPANISLAQYLINARFRDVAAMWTDPTSMTTS
- the LOC101488115 gene encoding poly(rC)-binding protein 3 isoform X1 — translated: MEPIKVQSEGGLNVTLTIRLLMHGKEVGSIIGKKGETVKKMREDSGARINISEGNCPERIVTITGPTDAIFKAFAMIAYKFEEDIINSMSNSPATSKPPVTLRLVVPASQCGSLIGKGGSKIKEMRESTGAQVQVAGDMLPNSTERAVTISGAPEAIIQCVKQICVVLLESPPKGATIPYRPKPASTPVIFSGGQVRADPLGASTANLSLLLQHQPLPAYTIQGQYAIPHPDQLSKLHQLAMQQTPFTPLGQTTPAFPAAGLDASNQASTHELTIPNDLIGCIIGRQGTKINEIRQMSGAQIKIANAMEGSSERQITITGTPANISLAQYLINARFRDVAAMWTDPTSMTTS
- the LOC101488115 gene encoding poly(rC)-binding protein 3 isoform X6 codes for the protein MEPIKVQSEGGLNVTLTIRLLMHGKEVGSIIGKKGETVKKMREDSGARINISEGNCPERIVTITGPTDAIFKAFAMIAYKFEEDIINSMSNSPATSKPPVTLRLVVPASQCGSLIGKGGSKIKEMRESTGAQVQVAGDMLPNSTERAVTISGAPEAIIQCVKQICVVLLEAYTIQGQYAIPHPDLSKLHQLAMQQTPFTPLGQTTPAFPAAGLDASNQASTHELTIPNDLIGCIIGRQGTKINEIRQMSGAQIKIANAMEGSSERQITITGTPANISLAQYLINARFRDVAAMWTDPTSMTTS